The nucleotide sequence TACCCCTTTGCGGAGGGTCTGGTGCCGCCATCGACCGCAGCGGGCTATTACGCGCCGTTGAAGCACATCGACCTGCCGGGCGACACCCGTTTTGTGGCGGGATTTGTCCACGAAAAGCGGACGCTCGCCGAGAACCGGCACATTCTGCAAAGCATCGAAGCCGCTCGTGTACAGGCCGTAGACGTGGCTTGCTCGTGCGGACTGGGCCGCCGGACGCTCGACACGGCCACCGAGCTCATGGAGCGGATGGCGCAACTGATTCATGTGTAGATCCTTGATGCGTTTTTTTCTTTTTTCACTAAACCAACCATCACGATGTACGCAAGAATTGTTCAGGTTCCGATTCGGGCCGAATCGGCCACCGACGCTACCGACTACTACCGCAATTCGGTTGGCCCCGCTTTTAAGCAACAGGAAGGCTTCAAAAACAGCCGTTTCCTGATCGACTCGGCCAACGGAAAGTGTCTGTTTGTCACGCTCTGGGAATCCGAGGAAGCCCGGGCAAAGTCCGAAAACGACGGGCTTCTGGAAAATACACTGGCCAACATGAAGCAGTACTTCGCCGGATCGCCCACGGTGGACTATTACGAAGTCGTGGAAGAAGTAGCTTAATGGGTTGCGTCTCCGGGCCAATCAAGCCACTTCTGAACGGTGGCCGCGCAAAATCTGGCGGAATTTGTTGGTATGTAAAAGGAACGAGTGGCCGCCTTAGCCACTCGTTCCTTTTGTTAGGGGGCGAATATTCATCACTGGGCATGACGATACTGCTTACTTGATAGGGCGGTACGCACTGCTGCTGAGTCAATCTGTCCCAACCCGTGACCCGCTACGATTTCGGTATTGTGCACGCCAGCCTATTGCCACACGGGTACCCCGGTTCCTCTTCCCAGGCTTCATTTTGCGTGTTTTCTTCGCGTTTTGCGCGGTTTTTAGGCAGAAAAAGGCTCCGTGCAACAATAGACTAACTTTTTAAACAATACACCAAGCTTCTGGGACAATACGCCAAGTCGGGTTGGTCGTAACCCGCGACCTTTGTATTGTTCGCTGCTGGTCAATGCGCGGACACTTTCAATCACTCATTCTATCATAAACACTTTAAATAACAAGATCATGAAAACGCTCCAAACTTCCGCCATGACCCTGATGCTAGCCCTGTTGACTTCCGCTACCCTGCTGGCCCAATCCGAAATCTTAGCCAAAGCTACCCCCGAACCGGTAGCCTCCGTGAAACATGCCTACATAGCAGCTCCCGTCCTTCCCACCTCCGCCACCAGCCCCGAAAGCAAAACCTTCGGTATCGGCCTCTACCGGGTGCGGGAATCGATGACCATGCGCCTGACCCTGGAGAAAAAAGCGGGCGAAAAAGTGCTCGTGCGGCTGCTCAATCAGCAGGGCCAGGTCCTGCACCAGGAGGTGGTGGGCCGGCAAACGAAAGTGTACGGCTGCAACTTCGACTTCTCCACGAGTAAGGATGGCAGCTACACCATCGAGGTGGTCAACGGAGACGAAGTCCAGCACAAAACCGTCACGCTCTCCACCGCAAAAGTGGTCGAAACACCCGCCCGCACATTGATCGCCATGCAGTAGGGTACCCTGCCCTGTGGCAAGCTCCGGCTTTCCGGCTATATCCTGGCCACACCACTCTTGAAACCTCCTCTATTTCCAGAAAACCCCGGTAGTAAGTTATCGGGGTTTTCGCTTATTCAAAAT is from Salmonirosea aquatica and encodes:
- a CDS encoding antibiotic biosynthesis monooxygenase family protein, with amino-acid sequence MYARIVQVPIRAESATDATDYYRNSVGPAFKQQEGFKNSRFLIDSANGKCLFVTLWESEEARAKSENDGLLENTLANMKQYFAGSPTVDYYEVVEEVA